From the genome of uncultured Bacteroides sp.:
GGATGGATACCAGGAAGGAGAGAAGCTGGGCTTAAATGTTGAGGAAAAGGCTTTCTATGATGCTTTAACAAAGCCTGAAGCTGTGAAGGATTTCTATAGCAATGATCAACTTGTTGGACTAACAAAGGAACTAACAGAAGCACTACGTAAAAATAAAACAATAGACTGGCAAAAAAAGGAAACAGCTAGGGCGGGTATGCGTAGAATAGTAAAGCGCTTATTAAAGAAATATGGTTATCCCCCTGAAGGCATGGAAGATGCTGTAACTACAGTAATTGGACAATGTGAAATGTGGACAGATAATTTGTAATCACCCCCTAAGTTACCCCCGAAGTCACCCCCTAAGTTGAAAGGCTGCTGTGAGTATTAGCGAATGGAAGGGTAGTAAAAGGATTGTTGCAGCAAATGTTTTATAGAAATAAGAACTATGAAAGACGAATTCATTTTTGGCGAAGTTTGGTTGTTGACTGTCACTGCAGCCTTTCAAAGGGCAAATATTTATAAATCAGATTATAATGAAAAGGATTTTGAAGATAAAAAGAAAGATTTTAAAAAGGAACTAAAAAAACTTATTATTCAGAAATCGGAAGAGTATTGTGATAGAGAAATCAGTGAAGCAGATCATCTTAAAAATATAGAAGAGATCAGTACGTCTTTAACGAATTACTCGGCAATATTAAGAGGAGGAAAATTGAATTTTGGGATATCTCAAAAGCTATTAAACCTCTATTTAAAATATTTATGGTGTCTTGGCTTATTGAAATTAGCGCCTCCTCATTTCCCTGTTGATAGAAAAATTCAAATAGATTTGGGAATAACAAATCCTTGTTCTTGGACAGCTATGAGTGATAAAAATGAATACCTAAACGTAATAGAAATAGCACGAAAGGCTTTGCCGAAATATCCAGGAATAAACAATATAGCGGAATTAGAGCTTAAATTGTTTAAGAGAAATTAGTCGGGAAAAAAGTAGCAATATGTAATATAAATGCATAATTCTCTAAGGTCGCAATTTGAGATCTTAGAGAATGTGAAATGTAAAAGCGGTATATGCCTTATAATAAGCTGTTAAATTAAATATCTGTAATCTATATAAGGTCTTCTTTAAAAATGTATTTTCTATGTTTTTTGTGAAAAATCCACAAATAATTAATATTTTTAGGTATCTAATTTGTTTATTGTTTATATATTTGTGAGAAACTAACAAAAACGATTATGATTATCAGGTTCTCGGTTTGTAATTACAAGGTGTTTAAAGACGAAACTATTTTTAGTTTTGTTGCCACTAATTACGATAAGAAGACGCGCGAAGATGAAAACGTGGCTCATATTGAAAGTCCGTCATTGCGCTTATTAAAGAATGCTGTAGTATATGGAGCAAATGCCAGCGGAAAGACAAAGCTGATTGATGCATTTGCCTTTATGCGCTATTTTGTGGTAAATTCATCGAAAGATGCTGCTTCTTCGGAGGAGATAGATACTGATCCGTTTAGACTGAATACTGAAAGTGAACTTGCGCCCAGTAGCTTTGAATTAATGTTTTTAATTGGTGAAAAGCTTTATCGCTATGGCTTTGAGGTTACCAGGAAAAAAGTGGTTACTGAATGGTTGTACGTGCAAGAGAAGAAAAGAGAATCAGAACTTTTCTATAGGGGTGAGGATGGCGTAGTCTCTTTTGATAAAAAGAAATTTGCAGCATGGCAATTGATTATTAATGCAAATCTGGTAAGAAATAATGCGCTGTTTATTACTACTCTTGCTCAGTTTAATGATGAACTGGGTATAGAGGTGGTGACTTACTTTAAGGAGAACTTGAAAATTATTTCAGGGCTTAATGAGGCTGGCTACAAGGGTATGATATTATCAAAGTTGGTGGATTCTGACTATAAAAAGAGGGTGATGGAATTCCTGAACTTTGCCGATCTGGGAATAATGGATATTAGCAAAAAAGAAATTGAAGCTAGTTTTGACGATTCTGATAAAGTGCCTCAGGATATTAAGAAGATGATTCTTGACGATATTCAGTCACAGACTTTATTAACTAAACATCAGGCTTATGATGCAGAACATTCTCCAGTGGATTCCAGAGAATTTTTAATGAGAAAGGATGAATCTCATGGAACTCAGAAGTTCTTTTACCTGACCGGTCCTATTTTAGAATCATTAATGAACGGATATACGCTTGTTGTTGATGAACTTGATTCGCGCTTGCACCCAAACTTGGTGACTCGGCTAATCTCTTTGTTTAATTCGAAAGAAACAAATCCGAATAATGCTCAATTGATATTTAATACGCATAATTCGAACTTATTGGATAGCAAACTATTACGTAGAGATCAAATTTGGTTTGTGGATAAAAATATGTATGGCGAAAGCAAGCTTTATTCGTTGTCTGACATTAAAGGTATCAGGAAGGATGAACAGTTTGAGCAAAATTATATTAATGGAATTTACGGTGGTGTGCCCTATCTGGATGATTTTATAAATGTGAGGATCGACAAAGCACTGAATCATGAGAATGAAAAATAAAACTGCTGAGCAGGAGAAGGAGAGGATGGCTCATAAAGAAAGAATGAGAAAGACTCCTTCTTTGAATCGTAGTATGCCATCTATTCCCAAAAAGAAAAAGATATTGATTGTTTGTGAAGGCGAAAACACAGAACCTTCTTACTTCCGGCAATTCAGACTTGCTACTGCAACGGTGTATCCTGTGGGAGAGGGGTATAACACGGAAAGCTTGGTGGAACGTGCTATATTGTTAAGCAGGAAAGATAAATATGATGAGGTGTGGTGTGTTTTTGATAAGGATGATTTCCTTAATCAAAGCTTTAACGCGGCAATAGAGACTGCACAAAGAAATAATATGAAGGTTGCTTACTCCAATCAGGCTTTTGAGTATTGGTTACTTTTACACTTTGAAGATCATCAAGGTGGGCTGCTGCATAGGAATGATTATGGGGATAAGATAAATAAGTATATTACTCCGCTAGGAGCGTACTATGATTCTGATAATTCTAAATTGATTGATAATAACTTTTTTGCAATTTTATGTGGAATAGATAAAAGATATGCTGAGAGGAGAGTTGATTTAGCAATAAAAAGAGCTCGTAAAATATATGAGAGATATACTGATGATCATCCTGCGGTAGAGAAATCCTTATCAGTTAATCCGGCAAAAGAAGAGTCGTCTACAAGAGTGTTTCTTC
Proteins encoded in this window:
- a CDS encoding ATP-binding protein, producing the protein MIIRFSVCNYKVFKDETIFSFVATNYDKKTREDENVAHIESPSLRLLKNAVVYGANASGKTKLIDAFAFMRYFVVNSSKDAASSEEIDTDPFRLNTESELAPSSFELMFLIGEKLYRYGFEVTRKKVVTEWLYVQEKKRESELFYRGEDGVVSFDKKKFAAWQLIINANLVRNNALFITTLAQFNDELGIEVVTYFKENLKIISGLNEAGYKGMILSKLVDSDYKKRVMEFLNFADLGIMDISKKEIEASFDDSDKVPQDIKKMILDDIQSQTLLTKHQAYDAEHSPVDSREFLMRKDESHGTQKFFYLTGPILESLMNGYTLVVDELDSRLHPNLVTRLISLFNSKETNPNNAQLIFNTHNSNLLDSKLLRRDQIWFVDKNMYGESKLYSLSDIKGIRKDEQFEQNYINGIYGGVPYLDDFINVRIDKALNHENEK
- a CDS encoding RloB family protein, giving the protein MKNKTAEQEKERMAHKERMRKTPSLNRSMPSIPKKKKILIVCEGENTEPSYFRQFRLATATVYPVGEGYNTESLVERAILLSRKDKYDEVWCVFDKDDFLNQSFNAAIETAQRNNMKVAYSNQAFEYWLLLHFEDHQGGLLHRNDYGDKINKYITPLGAYYDSDNSKLIDNNFFAILCGIDKRYAERRVDLAIKRARKIYERYTDDHPAVEKSLSVNPAKEESSTRVFLLVEEILKYI